The region TCGCAATCGTAAATCGGCCCTGGCAGTTCCCAAAAGTACGTGCCGAGTTCCGCTCGAGGAGCCCCTTCATCGCACTGCCGGGTTGGCGCCATAGAACTTCCAGCTCGAAACAAAGTCACCCGTCAGCTTCTGCTTTGTCAGGCTCGCGCGCACCATTTCGATCGGGATTCGATTCTCTTTCAACACCGCATCGTGAAACGCCCGGTTAGTCATCTTGCCCGAGTCGACTAATTCGCGACGAAGCGCACGAACCTGCAAGCCGCCAAGCAAGTACGCGCATTGATACAGCGGCCCATAGGCTCCGCCAAACGAGCGCCGAACTTCGGCGGTCGCGTTGTCGACTTCGTGACCCACTCGCTTGACCAACAGGTCGATGCACTCCTGCGGCGTCATCTTTTCGAGATGAAAGCTGAGCGAGAAAATGATTCGCGCAGAGCGGTGCATTCGCCAGAAGAGCATGCCGATCCGGTTCTCGGGTGACTTGGCGAAGTTCATGTCCCACAGCAGCATCTCCCAGTAGAGCGCGCCGCCTTCCGTCCAGAAGGGCGTGCTGAAGAGCTGGCGATAGGTCCGGTATCGAGCGGCCATGAATCCCTGCAGATGATGCCCCGGGATCAACTCGTGAAACACCGTCGCGCGCGAGAAGTGGATGTTGTTCCCGCGCATGCTCATCATCTTCGCTTCGTGGCCCATCGTGTTTGTAGGATAAGAAACTTGAATCGTCTCGCCGCCAAGAAAGAACGGACTGACCAACTGGCGTTCGGGTGTCATCATCTCCATGCGCCAGGTGTCGCGAGCAAGTTGCGGAACGGTGACCAGATCGTGATCGTCAACGAACCTGATCGCTTCAAGCGCCAGCTCGCGGATCAGATCGGGTTGCTTGCCTGGCTCGACGTACAACGTCTTCACGTATTCGAGCGCCTTCATCCAATCGTCGCCGTAGCCAAGCTCTCTCGATGCACGTTTCATCTCAGCTTCGCACCACGCGTACTCCTTGTTGGCGATCGCAACCAGCTCTTCGGGCGTGTAAGGAATCATCTCGAAGCTAAGCTCGCTCATCAGCGCCTCGCGCCCTATGGGATCGCCGATGATCTCGGTTGTGTCCCCCGGTTTCAGCCCTAGGACTTTTTCGCGCAGGAACGCCGCGTACTTTTCAAGCGATTGATCGACAGACTTGTAAGGCTCGCCGACCCACCACGTGAATATCGGATCGTAGCCGTTGTGGAAGCCGTACCAGTTCCGCAGCGTGTTACGAAGGCTCACGATCGCAGCGACAGCGCGGTTCGCGACGGTCTTCTTCGCTTTGATCGCATCGGGTTTCGCGTCGGGTTTGAGCCCACCCTCGACTGCCTTGCTCGTCCCGTCGATCTGCCTGGCCATCTTGGTGAACAACGCCGCGATCTTTGCGGAATCGATAGCTTCCATGCGGCGGCGGGTGTCTTCGAGATCGGTGATGGTCTGACCAAACGGCACGAGCGTGGCAACTTCGGCAAGGGCTTTGGTTTGCAGGTCCAACTGGCGCAGTTCGTGGTCGAGGTGATTCTTGAAGAGTAAGTAATCGATGCGCCCATCCTGACTCATCGAATCGAAACCGAGCTTCGCGAGTGCCGCAAGCCAGTCGGTGTAAAACTGTTTCATCCGAGCCTGTCGCGCCGACGAAGCTTCGACGGAGTAAAACCGGGCGAGGCTGCCGCGGTCCGCTGTGTACCTTTCGATCACGCCGCGCATCTCGCTTGGCCGCGAGTCCGCGTCGTTCAACCGGGGGATCGGGTCATCGCCCTTTTTCGGCCCGGCATCTGAGTCGAGGCCTCTTTGTTCCGTTTCGCTATGCGCGCGCGCTGAGGAGCTGAACCCGAAACCGCCGCCAAGCGCGAGCATCGCAATCAAAACACCGATCACCAAGAGTCTCGCACTACTCATCCTTTTCACCTCGTCTTAGTTGCCCCGAAATCCTCTGAAGAACTCAGCTTGCACTTATCCCACAACTCCCGGTGGGCTCGCAACGCGCGGTAGTGTCCTAATCTTGTGTTGATATTCGCAAATGCCCTGGCCGCGACCGATGACGGGCGACGGAATATTTGGACTGCGGCGGCTTTTGTGCGTTGCCGCCGCTTTCTGTGGCTTCGTCGGGACAATCAAAAGCGGTGGCAATGCACAGACGCCACCGCAGTCCAAATACGCGCTCGCTTGGTAGTGTTCTAGTCGACCAACACAAGATTAGGACACTACCCAGCGGTCGCGTTGAGGCGACCGGGAATCTGCGGTATAGTGTCGCGCCATCTAGTTCAACAGAACGAGTGCAACGCAAAGCGAGGTGGATCATGGCTCAGCCAAAGGAAAACGAAGAACCTTACCCGCCGCAAGGCTACGCGTGGTACGTGGTCGGCGTGCTGACGTTCGTCTACATCTTCTCATTTATCGACCGGCAGATTCTGAATCTGCTTGTGCGGCCGATTCGGCGCGACCTTGGCATCACCGACTTTCAGATGAGCCTGCTGATGGGATTCAGCTTCGCGCTCTTCTACACCTTCTTCGGCATTCCGCTTGGCAGGCTCGCCGATTCGCGGAGCCGCCGCACGATCATCGCTGTAGGCTTCGCTGTCTGGAGCGTGATGACAGCGGGCTGCGGGCTCGCGAGGAACTTCGTGCAGATGCTGCTGCTGCGCGTGGGGGTGGGAGTCGGCGAAGCGGCATTGTCCCCTGCGGCCTACTCGATCATCACCGACTACTTTCCTCCGAAACGGCGGGCGACGGCCATCAGCGTCTACGGGATGGGAATCTACATCGGCTCGGGGGTCGCGTTTATTGTCGGCGGTCTGGTAGCCGGTCTCGCATCGGCTCAGGAGACCTGGGACCTACCATTAGTCGGGGCGACACGGCCCTGGCAGGTCGTGTTCTTCATCGTCGGCCTTCCCGGCGTGTTGCTCGCGCTTCTTATGTACACGGTGCGCGAGCCAGTTCGTCGCGGCATCAAGACGATGAAGGCGGCGGACGGCAAGACAAGAGTCGCGCAGGTGCCAATGAACGAGGTTGTTGCTTACCTCAAACAGAATTGGCGCACTTTCGCGTGTCACAACGTCGGGTTTGCGCTGTTGTCATTCTCCTCTTATGGCAGCAGCGCGTGGATTCCAACTTTCTTCGTGCGCAATCACGGCTGGAGCGAATCGCAGGCCGGTCAGGTCTACGGCTGGATCGTTGCTATAGCCAGCACGGTCGGAATAGTCGCGGGGGGACGGCTGGCCGACTGGATGGTAGAGCGCGGCCACAGAGATGCGACTATGCGCGTTGGGTTGATGGTCGCGATTGCGTGGCTCCCCTTTGGGTTGCTCTATCCAGTGGTTTCGGATGCTTACTGGGCGGCTGCGCTGCTGGTCCCTGCAGCCTTTCTGGCAAGCGCGCCGTTTGGTGTTTCCGCGGCTGCGATTCAGCAGATGATGCCGAATTCTATGCGCGGGCAGGCCTCGGCGATCTACCTCTTCGTAGTCAACCTCATTGGACTTGGCCTCGGACCTTCTGCCGTTGCAGCCGCGACCGATTTCATTTTTGAAGATGATCAGGCGGTTCGGTACTCGCTGGTTAGCGTCGCCGCCTTCGCGCATGTGGGGGCGGCGACTTTGCTTTGGGCTGGACTCAAGCCGTTTATCGCCAGCCTCGAGCGGTTGAAGCAGTGGAACGCCGCTAATGTTTGAGACAAGAATCGAGGATAGAGGATTGAGGATCGAAGATTGAGGATCGAAGATTGAGAAGCGATCATCCATCCTCTATCCTCTATCCTCTATCCTCTATCCTCCTCAAGCACCTCGTTCCTTACTGAACGTCATCGTCTCGGCGTTCCAGTCGTATGCTCGATTGTCGAAGTAGCTGCGATTGGTAAGCAGAGCCGGCCCCGCCGCGCGGAAGCCAAACACTGCATCCTCCACCACTGGCTTGCGAGAGCGCATGCCTTCAAAGAACGCAGTGAGGTGATCGACCGAATCGCTGTAGCCTGAAGGCGGCGCGTAGGTATCCTGACTCGATGCGTTGATGTCCTGTTTGTTCTCCGGATACTTCGCGCGGTACTCCTTCAAGAATGCCTCCTGAGTCGCCTTCGGGAAAGTATCGATCGTGTAGCCCGGTTCCTTCGCTCGAGTCTTTTTCGAGAGCGTCACTACGCCCGACAGCGTCATCACGCCTTCGCTTCCGATGAATCGGAAGCCTGAGCTTTCGTTTGCGCCGGCCGCAAAATTGACTCTCAGAGCCAGATTAAAGGCAGGTGTGTTCGCGGTCTTGGGGTAGTCGCACAACGCCAGCATCACATCGGGCACGTCGCGTCCGTCGTTCCAGTAGCGCGTCCCGCCGGTCGCCATCACTCGCGTCGGCCCGGTTGTTCCAACCACGAAGTGCAAGCCCGAAAAAAGATGAACGAACAGGTCGCCGGCGACCCCCGTACCGTAGTCGCGATAGTTCCGCCATCGGAAGAACCTCGTGGCATCGAACGCCCGCTTCGGCGCTTCACCCAGAAAGCGGTCCCAGTCAACGGTCGTGGGCGAGGCGTCCGGCGGTATTGAATATTGCCACGCGCCGATCGCGCTGCTGCGATCCCACCAGGCTTCAACCATGTTCAGCTCGCCGATCGCTCCCGAGGCTAGCAGGTCCTTGGCTTTCTTGTAGACGATCGAGCTGACCCGCTGGCTGCCGACTTGAAAGATGCGATTCGTCTGTTTCGCGGTCTCGATGACGTGCTTGCCTTGCTCGAGCGACTGCACCATCGGCTTCTCGCAATAGACGTCTTTGCCGGCCTTCATCGCTTCATTCGAGATGCGCATGTGCCAGTGGTCCGGGGTGGCGATGATGATCGCATCAACATCGGGGCGTGCAAGTACTTCGCGATAATCACGCGTGGTGAAGAGCTGGTTGCCCCAGATTTCTTTGGCGCGAGCCAGGCGTCCGTCGTACAGGTCAGCCGCGGCTACGAGTTCGACGCCGGGAACCTTTAAAGCTTCGCGAGTGTCACCCATCCCTTGCCCGCCGGCTCCGACAAGCCCGAGCCTGATTCTGTCGCTGGGCGCGACTCTCTCCCGCAGGCTTGACCGCTCGGCTGCGAGGATCGTTGTTGACGTTGCGGCTGCCAGGGTCGTAGCCGTGGTCAGCTTGATGAAATCTCGTCGAGAGGTTTTTCCGCTTTGGTGGTTCATTTAGTTAATCTCCTGTTCCATCCTGGGAGCGCAGGCATCCCCGCCTGCCTCTTCTAGCGCAACGCAAAGCAGGCAGGGATGCTGCGCTCCCAGCTCTGCGGTTGCTCGATAGGGTGAAAGGCTACTATTATCCTCTTGCCCGTTCGTTTGCAATGAGAAATCAGTGGTGTCCTAATCTTGTGTTGATATTGCAGGTGGCCGGGCGCACGACCCGATTGCGGGCGACGGAATATTTGGACTGCGGCGGCCTTTGTGCGTTGCCGCCGCTTTTGGTTATCGCCACGAAACGACAGAAAGCGGTGGCAACGCAAAGACGCCACCGAGTCCAAATACGCGGTCGCTTGATAATGTCCTAGTCGACCAACACAAGATTAGGACACTACCGAGAAATCGGCAAAAGACGACCGAAATCAGGTGACGTAGTATTCTCCCGTCGCCACAAATCTCTTCAAAGAGGTCCATCGAATGTTCAAGACAAGCGTTCTAGCTGTGCTATGCGCAGCAGTGCCGGGCGTTCTGGTAATCGCGGCCGGTTCGCCTCGCAGGATGGCGGCGGATGACAAAATAATCGGGCGCTGGGACATGACCATCCAGGGCGCCGCCGGTCAGTATCCCTCATGGTTTGAAGCGAGTCGCGAGGGTGAGAAGCTCAAAGGCCGTTTCGTGGGACGCACCGGCAGCCAGCTTCCGATGGCGTCGATCGAGTTCGCAAACGGTCACCTCGCCTTCTCGGTTCAGTTTGATCAGAACACCAGGTACGAAGCTCAACTGATCGGAAAGCGGCTCGAAGGAACCATATCCGGCCGCGAAGGACAAACGATGAAATGGACCGCGGTTCGCGCGCCAAAGCTCGGCCGCAAATCAACTCCGCGATGGGGCAAGCCGATAACGCTCTTCAACGGACGCGATCTGATCGGGTGGAGAGTTCGTGACCCCGCCAAGGCCGCGACCTGGCGCGTAGTCGATGGGGTGTTGGAAAACACGCCTCGCGGCACGGACATAATTACCGAGCAGAAGTTCACCAACTTCAAGCTTCACGTCGAATTCAAGCTGATCGATAAGAGCAACAGCGGCGTTTATCTGCGCGGCCGGTACGAGATCCAGGTTCAGGAAGACTTCGGCAAAGAGCCTGAGAGCCATCGCTGCGCCGGCATCTACGGCTTCATCAGCCCTTCGAGCATTCCCGCGAAGCAGCCAGGAGAGTGGCAGTCATTCGACATCACGTTCATCGGCCGCCGGGTCACCGTGGTTTTCAACGACAAGACCGTCATCGACAACGCCGAGATCCCGGGGATTACCGGAGGCGCACTCGACAGCAACGAAGGCGAGCCCGGCCCGATAATGTTGCAGGGTGATCACACGCAGATCTACTACCGAAACATGGTCATCACCCCGTCCAAGTGAGCAGCGGATGTGAAGGCAAGAAAGTTAGATGGCGTTTGATTCTCGAAGGGCGGCGATGTCTTCGGGAGTGAAACCAAGTTCGCCAAGGACCTCGCCGGTGTGCTCGCCCAACGTGGGAGCGCGGCGGCATGCGGCGGCGGGCGTTTCGCTCAAGCGCAGCGGCGGGCTCGCGATCGAGACGGGCTTCTTGCCTCCGGGGTACTCGATCTGTTCGAGAAGATTTCGCGAGTTCACCTGAGGATCAGCGACCACTTCGTCCAGGTTGTAACAGGGTCCGCAGGGAATCCGCGCGACTTCAAGCTCCGCGATCGCTTTTTCTCGCGTGCGCGTGGAACACCACGAAGACATCGCCTCGTTGATGACCGCGGCGTTGTTACCGCGCGAGATGTCGTCTCTGAATCGCGGATCATCGATCAAGTCTTCCCTGCCAATCAATCGCGCCCAGCGCCGGAACATCGGACCGCCGATGGTCGGAACGATGATCCATCCATCTCGCGTCTGGTAAGCGTCGCTCGGCGCCGCGTAGTAGCCGGTGTTTCCTATCTGCTCCCGGCGAATCCCCATCGTCTTGAGCTCGGCCAAAAGCGGCGTCATGAAAGTCACCCCGGTTGCAAGCAACGACACGTCTATCAACTGACCCCGACCGGTTTTCTGCCGATGATACAGCGCGGTCATCGCTCCGAATGCTCCGTGGAGCGCCGTCCCATAGTCGGCCCACGAAACAATCGAGCGGACTGGCGGACCGGGGAATCCAGTGAGGCTCATCGCGCCACTCATCGCTTGAACGACTCCGTCGAAGCCTACGCGATCGGCATACGGACCATCGGGGCCAAACGCGGAGGCCATCACGAGGATGATGTTGTCTTTCACGGCACGAAGCGATTCGTAGTCAAGCCCAAGCTTCTTCATCACCGCGAGCGGCAGATTGACGACGACGATGTCGGCGGTGCCAACGAGACGGCGGATGATCTCTCGAGCTTTGGGATGGCCGAGATCGAGCGTGATGCCGCGCTTGTTGCGATTGATGGTTAGGAACAGGCCGCCTTCGCCGCTTTCGGTGACGGGGCCGAGTTTGCGGTCTTCGCCACCATCGCGCCGCTCGACGCGGATCACATCGGCGCCGAAGTCGGCGAGCAACATCGCGCAGTAAGGCCCGGCGATGAAGCGACCAAAATCGATGACTCGAATTCCTTCAAGAGGTCCCGGCATAACTCGCAGCATCGTACCTTCTAGAGACGGGTTTATTCAACTCAGGGAGACTGCATACCCACCTCGTAAGAGGTGGGTTAGTGATGATGTAGCCTACTACACAAAGCATTCAGTCGACCCCGCTGGGTACCATACCCACCTCGTCAGAGGGGTTCGTGATGTTGTGGCCTGCATTAAGCGCATCGGACTGTCTCGGGCCTCGATAGGACTGGAACATCACGTACCCACTTCTTACGAAATGGTATGCAGCGCCAGGCGCGCTTCGTTGTAGGCGGCAACATTACGTACCCACTTCTCACGAAGTGGGTATGGAGCTCGAAGCGCTTCGTTGTAGGCGGCGACATCATGTACTCACTTCTCACGAAGTGGGTATATGCCAACCTGCCGGTTGGGGGATTGCGCGATTAGACGAAGACGTTGTGTCTAGACCGACGCGAGAGAACACTGCTGTGTTATCGAATTCTTCACCAGACTGCTAGAGTCTTGGCTGAGAATCGAGAGCATCGATGAATGAGGGGCCCAACACCTGGTCGACTGCCGCGATCGAGTTATCAATGCGCACCCGCGCGGCTAGTCTCGAACGAATGCGCAGCGAGGTATTCGATCTCGCTGTCATCGGCGGAGGAATTACGGGCGCCGGGGTCGCGCTCGATGCAGCATCGCGAGGGCTCACGGTCGCGCTCATCGAGAAGCGCGACTTCGCAAGCGGAACCAGCTCGCGATCGTCGAAGTTGATTCACGGGGGCCTGCGCTACCTCGAGCAATTCAATTTCGGTCTGGTGCGTGAGTCGCTTCACGAGCGCGCCGTGCTTTCGCGAATCGCTCCTCATCTAAGCAAGCCGCTCCAGTTTCTGGTGCCCGTCTATTCTTCGAGCGAGCAATCTCCCCTCGGAGCGAATAGGCTGAAGCTTGCGGTTGGGCTATGGCTGTACGATCTGCTGGCTGGGCGCCGGAACATCGGTCGACATCAATGGCTGTCGCGTGAAGCCGCGCTCAAGCAAGCCCCGGCGCTTGAGCCGCGCGGTCTCCGCGGCGCGTTCCTTTACTACGACGGTCTGACCGACGACGCGCGGCTGGTGATCGAGGTGATCAAAGCGGCAGCCGCTCACGGCGCGCTGGTAGCGAACTACGTCAGCGCGCGTGGATTTCGCAACGACGATGACGGCGTGTCGAAGGTTGAGCTAGAGGACACGCGCGATGGCGGCTCGTTCGAGTTGCGCGCGAAGGTAGTCGTGAACGCAACCGGAGTGTGGTCGGATGAGGTGTCTCGCCTGTCTGACGCAAGGGCGCCGAAAAGACTCCGGCCCTCGAAAGGCATCCACGTCGTTGTTCCATCTGAAAGGCTACAGAACCACACGGCCGTGTTGATTCCGTCGCTTGGCGAGAGCCGGTTTCTGTTCGTCATTCCGTGGCAGGGCCGCACGGTCATCGGGACGACAGACACGGACTATTCAGGAAGTCTGGACGACCCGCGTGCCGAGGCCGATGAAGTGGATCGCGTTGTGCAATCAGCGGCTCGAGCTTTCCCGGACGCGCGGCTGTCAACCGAAGACGTGATCAGCACGTTCGCCGGGCTGAGGCCGTTGATCGCCGCGGACGGACAGTCGACAAAAGAGCTTTCGCGCAAGGAGGAGGTCTTCGAAGACGCCTCGGGCCTGATCACTATCACGGGCGGCAAGCTGACAACCTGGAGACGAATGGCTGAGCGCGTCGTTGATTCCGTTGGCCGTCGACTTGAAACCATTGATGGAGTCCGCCGGCCGCGAGCGCATCGCAGCGTGACTGAGAACATCCAGCTTGCGGGTGGAACGCCTCAAGGCGACGCGCGCAAAGAAGCTCGAGCCGCGACGGAATTCGGTATTGACGTAGCTACGGTCGAGCACTTGATGGGAACCTACGGCAGCAACTATCGTGTGATCCTCGAACTCACCCGCGAGTCGGAAGAGTTGAAAACGACCTTGATCGACGGACTTCCTCACATCGTGGCCGAAGCCGTCTACGCCGCGCGATTCGAGATGGCGGCGACTGTCGAAGACTTTCTTTCGCGCCGAACTCGCATTGAATTGCTCGTGAGCGATCACGGCCGCTCGTGCGCTATGCGCGTATCGAGCTTGCTCGAGCGCGAGGCTGGCAGGCCGACGGCTGAAGAACAAAGCGTCGGCGTTCTGCAAGAGGCCCCAACATGCTGAACACACCGTTCCTCGAAGACCATCATCGGCAGCTCGCCCAGCAAGTCGATCGCTTCGTCAGCGAGCAAGTGCGCGGCGCGGCTCTTGGTGGAACTGAAGACGAGCAGGCTCGGAGTCTTGTAAGGGCGCTCGCTCGCGAAGGGCTGCTGGCCCGCACGGTTCCCGCGCGGTTTGAAAGCGGCGCAAGCTCGCTCGACGTGCGAGCGCTATGCGTTGTGCGCGAACATCTCTGCTATGAATCCTCGCTGGCCGATCTGATGTTCGCGATGCAGGGGCTCGGCAGCTTCCCGGTGGCGCTTGCGGGATCGGATGAGCTCAAGCGGCAACTCCTGCCAAAGGTCACGAGCGGCGATGCGATCGCGGCGTTCGCGATCACCGAACCCGAAGCCGGTTCGGACGTGTCGGCTCTTCAAACGACGGCGCGCCGCGATGGTGCAAGCTACGTGCTTGACGGAGTGAAGACCTTCATCTCGAATGCGGGGCTTGCGGATTTTTACACCGTGTTCGCGAAGACTGACTCCGCAAAAGGAAGCAAGGGCATCTCGGCGTTCGTGGTCGAGAAGCACGCGTCCGGCTTTCACTTTGAAGAGAAGATCGAATTGATCGCGCCGCATCCGATCGGCCGCATAAGATTTGACGGTTGCCGCGTGCCTCTGTCCAATCTGCTCGGCGAAGAAGGCGAGGGCTTCAAGATAGCGATGACGACGCTCGATTCGTTTCGGCCAACCGTCGGCGCGGCGGCGGCGGGGCTGGCGTGGCGCGCGCTCGATGAAGCGATCGGCTACGCGAAGCGCAGGGTGCAATTCGGAAAACCAATTGCCGAGTTTCAAGCGACGCAGATGAAGCTGGCCGAGATGGCCACCGAGCTTGATGCGGCCCGCCTTCTGGTCTATCGAGCGGCCTGGCTAAAAGACACCGGCGTCACTCGAGTGACTCTCGAGTCTGCGATGGCGAAGCTCTACGCTACCGAAGCCGCACAGCGGGTCATCGATTCAGCAGTTCAGATCCACGGCGGAACAGGCGTGGTGCGCGGTGCGGTAGTCGAACGTCTCTATCGCGAAGTTCGCGCGCTGAGGATCTACGAAGGAACATCGGAGATCCAGAAGCTGGTCATCGCCGGGCAGCTACTTCGGTGAACCGTTTTAAGAGGCAGGCTCGGCCGACATAGGGAGTTCAAGACAGAAGCACCCGAAGTGCAAAAACTTGTTGACAAAAAGTCGCCCTTGCAGTAACTTTGCGTCCCCCACATTGTTAAGCTCCCACCGATTGACAAGGAATCCAACCGTAGATCCAGAGCAGGTTTGTGCGTATCTCCGAGTTACTGGATCTGGTATGAGCTTCAATTTTCCGGAAAAAGGAATTTGAGCTCGAGGCTACAGCCCGTCACGTAGAGGCTGAGCCCGACACGAAGTAAGCCCTTCCTCACAAAAGATGCTCGCCCCCGCGAGCAGGACGTACGGTACTTGCGGCTTCGCTGGGAATGCTAGAACCAGATCAGCCCAGGCAAAGCGAAGTCACGGTATCAAAGTCCGGTCAGAGCCCCTCTTAAAAAACGGGACAATCCGCTGCAAAACATCGCAGCGCCTCAAAGCTTCCGGCGAGTCTCCATTGCGCGGTTGAGGGTCATCCTGTCCGCTGGCGCCGCCGGTTTCCGCGAGGCAAGAGCAGAGGAAACGTGTAGGGAGGGGAAATCCATGCCGAGACGATTCGTTTTGTTGTCGCTCGCTTCGCTGTTGCTTTGTGTCTCGACGGCTGAAGCTCAGGGCACCCATCAGTTCCTAGGGAAGCCTCGCGAAGTGCCGGATCAGTTCACCAGCAAATATGGTATTCGCTACAACACGCAGGGCTACGACCAGCCGCAGACAAAGTGGAAGAAAAAAATTGGCGCCTGGAGAGAGAACGACGTCCCCGATTCGATCATCGAAGAGCTATTGGCCTTCCCCGGTTCGCCGGACGCAATAGGGCAATGGATCGACGAGGCATTCGATAAGACGCTGGCTCAATTCACGGCCTGCGAAGGGGCGCTTGCCAAACGCGCGAGCCGGGTGTCCGCGAAGGACGTCTATGTGATAATCATGCCGTCGGCTTTTTTCGAGCCGTTCTACAAGGTGCTTGTTGCGGGCGCCTATTACCCAACTCCCAAAGAGATAAAGGTCCTGAACATCTACTATATCTGGGAAGGCGAGCATAAAGGCTGGCTGCGTCACGCGCGAGATTTGTTGATCTATGAGATGGCAAACTACTTCGCGGTGATGTGCGAGATACAACCGGAGCCGCGCTCCACGGCGTGGCCTTGCGATGCGCCGCCGGTGATCACGCCGCAGTGACGCGCGCTAGTGACTTGTAACAGCCGTTTCGCTAGCGATCGAATGGGTACGAAATCGGTGCGAATCCGTCAAACCCGCCGCATAGACCACGGATGACACTGGTTCGGCGGATTTGCGCGGATACCACTCCTTCACTAGTGAAGCGCATGTTACAGGCGACTAGTTGCGCCGGCGTTTCCACAACACGAAACCCAAGACGGACCACGCGCCCAGCGCGGAATACTCGTATCTGCCGAAGCTGCCTGGGATCGATGGAACGATCTTCATCACGATCAGCATTGCGGCTACCGCGGCCCCGCTGTATCCAATCATTCTTAGCCGGCGCGAAGTCGCGACCCCTCCCGCACCGCTGCAAAACGCGAGACAGGTCGCAAGCCATCCGATAGCCGCCGCCAGCGAGCCGACTTCCGAGATCGGAACCAGCACCGCCTGTCCAAGAAACGATGCGATCACCGTGAAACAACCCGCAAACGCTACGGCGGTCTTCGGCGTTCGATAGCGCTCATCGATTCGCGCGAGCCGGGCATCGAGCAAGTTGCGCCGCCCCATCGCAAACAACAACCGCGTGGACGTTAGGAAGTTCCCGTTGAAGATCTTCAGCAATGAAAGCAGCACCGCAAGCATGATCAACTGCACAAGCGCGCGCGATCCGAAGGCGCGCTCGAAGGCGACCGCGGTCGCGAAACGCTCGTTTGTCAACGACTGCCACGGCTGAATGAGCGTCACCACGCCGATGATCGTCACGTAGAAAAAAATACCCGCGCCAAGCGCCATGAATATCACTCGCACGAAGTGCTTCGGCTGGAAATCAACGGAAGCTTCTTCCGAACACTTCGGCGCCGCTTCAAAACCGGTCATGAAGTAAGGGACTATCTGAAGCACCATCAGCATCGACACTAACCCTCCGAG is a window of Acidobacteriota bacterium DNA encoding:
- the glpD gene encoding glycerol-3-phosphate dehydrogenase, with amino-acid sequence MNEGPNTWSTAAIELSMRTRAASLERMRSEVFDLAVIGGGITGAGVALDAASRGLTVALIEKRDFASGTSSRSSKLIHGGLRYLEQFNFGLVRESLHERAVLSRIAPHLSKPLQFLVPVYSSSEQSPLGANRLKLAVGLWLYDLLAGRRNIGRHQWLSREAALKQAPALEPRGLRGAFLYYDGLTDDARLVIEVIKAAAAHGALVANYVSARGFRNDDDGVSKVELEDTRDGGSFELRAKVVVNATGVWSDEVSRLSDARAPKRLRPSKGIHVVVPSERLQNHTAVLIPSLGESRFLFVIPWQGRTVIGTTDTDYSGSLDDPRAEADEVDRVVQSAARAFPDARLSTEDVISTFAGLRPLIAADGQSTKELSRKEEVFEDASGLITITGGKLTTWRRMAERVVDSVGRRLETIDGVRRPRAHRSVTENIQLAGGTPQGDARKEARAATEFGIDVATVEHLMGTYGSNYRVILELTRESEELKTTLIDGLPHIVAEAVYAARFEMAATVEDFLSRRTRIELLVSDHGRSCAMRVSSLLEREAGRPTAEEQSVGVLQEAPTC
- a CDS encoding acyl-CoA dehydrogenase family protein — encoded protein: MLNTPFLEDHHRQLAQQVDRFVSEQVRGAALGGTEDEQARSLVRALAREGLLARTVPARFESGASSLDVRALCVVREHLCYESSLADLMFAMQGLGSFPVALAGSDELKRQLLPKVTSGDAIAAFAITEPEAGSDVSALQTTARRDGASYVLDGVKTFISNAGLADFYTVFAKTDSAKGSKGISAFVVEKHASGFHFEEKIELIAPHPIGRIRFDGCRVPLSNLLGEEGEGFKIAMTTLDSFRPTVGAAAAGLAWRALDEAIGYAKRRVQFGKPIAEFQATQMKLAEMATELDAARLLVYRAAWLKDTGVTRVTLESAMAKLYATEAAQRVIDSAVQIHGGTGVVRGAVVERLYREVRALRIYEGTSEIQKLVIAGQLLR
- a CDS encoding APC family permease, which produces MGTARTTTSPPALRQALRAREYFTLAFGTMVGVGWMVVIDDWLTRGGAVGAMLGFLIGGLALIPIAYVYGRLTERMPDAGSEIAYTGAVFPKGVSFATGWMMTLAYLIVCPYEAVAIGRVGSYVFPQLNAIELYRVGGYPVYLPHLLAGLALTAVIMLVNYRGVHISARFQNLTTFGLLAIFAVFATLGLFRGDAANWQPPFADNRGALGGLVSMLMVLQIVPYFMTGFEAAPKCSEEASVDFQPKHFVRVIFMALGAGIFFYVTIIGVVTLIQPWQSLTNERFATAVAFERAFGSRALVQLIMLAVLLSLLKIFNGNFLTSTRLLFAMGRRNLLDARLARIDERYRTPKTAVAFAGCFTVIASFLGQAVLVPISEVGSLAAAIGWLATCLAFCSGAGGVATSRRLRMIGYSGAAVAAMLIVMKIVPSIPGSFGRYEYSALGAWSVLGFVLWKRRRN